In Mytilus trossulus isolate FHL-02 chromosome 14, PNRI_Mtr1.1.1.hap1, whole genome shotgun sequence, a genomic segment contains:
- the LOC134698027 gene encoding E3 ubiquitin-protein ligase TRIM45-like: MAQAAESICEICTGGPGENYCQQCDQLFCGNCKLSHLRAKSCKNNTFLSGSNINREAKLLCTEHKESFLFYCKDCDIPVCRICSVENHIRHLMTDLTESTLKLKSELAKHIVLKVATSNLNLSKIEKDTKAYCEEVKAVIKTITEEGENWKKLIDKQVDGLVKLVKDAEQKALQSMSALTKYNRGLLDNYKQWQNNIKEMETTADVPLLNKLKQIKIDVDKIELKQIPDAPSVSYTNRKSPGIEIARLFGSLNLQ, translated from the coding sequence ATGGCCCAAGCCGCAGAATCAATCTGTGAAATTTGTACTGGCGGACCAGGTGAAAATTACTGTCAACAGTGTGACCAATTATTTTGTGGAAACTGTAAATTATCTCATTTACGCGCAAAATCTTGTAAAAATAACACTTTTCTAAGCGGATCAAATATAAACCGGGAAGCGAAACTGCTTTGTACAGAACATAAAGAAAGTTTCTTATTTTACTGTAAAGATTGTGATATTCCTGTGTGTAGAATTTGCTCCGTAGAGAATCACATCCGCCATTTGATGACTGACCTAACTGAGTCAACGTTGAAACTTAAATCTGAACTGGCTAAGCACATTGTGTTAAAAGTAGCAACCTCCAACTTAAACCTTAGCAAAATTGAGAAAGATACAAAAGCGTACTGTGAGGAAGTCAAAGCTGTAATCAAAACTATAACAGAAGAAGGGGAAAACTGGAAAAAACTGATTGATAAACAAGTAGATGGTTTAGTTAAGCTAGTAAAGGATGCGGAACAAAAAGCATTACAGAGTATGTCTgcattaaccaaatataatagGGGACTGTTAGATAACTACAAGCAATGGCAAAATAATATCAAAGAGATGGAAACGACAGCCGATGTGCCTTTGttaaataagttaaaacaaattaaaattgatgTTGACAAGATAGAATTGAAGCAGATTCCAGATGCGCCTTCTGTGTCATACACAAACAGAAAGTCGCCAGGCATAGAAATAGCCCGCTTGTTCGGATCGTTAAACCTTCAGtaa